In Magnolia sinica isolate HGM2019 chromosome 12, MsV1, whole genome shotgun sequence, a single genomic region encodes these proteins:
- the LOC131221556 gene encoding cysteine-rich receptor-like protein kinase 10: MQGTSITFLPGLILHSHNFIYLLLLFFKSEKEEGHKALFHYLGPPAGTELDSSMDGEQTQELPLIDLVTIQAATNNFSDENKLGQGGFGPVYKGKLSDGKEIAVKRLSRSSGQGLEEFKNEVTLIAKLQHRNLVRLLYCCIERGEKLLIYEYMPNTSLDVFIFDPDKRSQLGWERRQNIVYGIAKGLVYLHEDSRLRIIHRDMKASNVLLDHEMNPKISDFGMARFLGGNQSQINTNRVVGTYGYMAPEYAMGGLFSVKSDVYSFGVLLLEIVSGKRNNGLYLPRHAHSLLAYAWGLWCEGKALELIDPLLARSNPASEVFRWIHIGLLCVQEDAADRPTMSSVILMLGSESMALPQPTQPGFFVARAVAESNISSASAKICSNNELTISTLEPR, encoded by the exons ATGCAAGGGACCTCAATTACCTTCTTACCAGGACTAATATTACATTctcataattttatttatttattattattattttttaaatcagagAAAGAAGAGGGACATAAAGCATTATTCCATTATTTGGGGCCTCCAGCGGGTACAGAACTGGATTCAAGCATGGATGGGGAGCAAACTCAAGAATTGCCATTGATTGACTTGGTTACTATACAAGCGGCTACAAATAACTTTTCGGATGAAAATAAGCTTGGACAAGGTGGCTTTGGCCCTGTATATAAG GGAAAGCTATCTGATGGGAAGGAAATAGCGGTTAAAAGGCTATCAAGGAGTTCAGGGCAAGGTTTGGAGGAATTCAAGAATGAAGTCACATTGATTGCCAAACTCCAACACAGAAACCTTGTGAGGCTTTTGTATTGCTGTAttgagagaggagagaaattgcTCATCTATGAATACATGCCAAACACTAGCCTTGATGTCTTCATCTTTG ATCCAGACAAGCGTTCCCAGTTAGGTTGGGAAAGGCGCCAAAATATTGTATATGGAATTGCAAAGGGCCTCGTTTATCTCCATGAAGACTCGCGACTCAGAATCATTCATCGAGATATGAAAGCTAGCAATGTTTTGCTGGACCATGAGATGAACCCAAAGATTTCTGACTTTGGCATGGCAAGGTTTTTGGGTGGAAATCAAAGTCAAATCAATACCAACAGAGTCGTTGGAACATA TGGTTACATGGCACCGGAGTATGCAATGGGGGGGTTATTCTCTGTTAAATCCGATGTATACAGCTTTGGAGTTCTACTACTAGAGATTGTGAGCGGAAAAAGGAACAACGGTCTCTATCTCCCCCGACATGCTCACAGCCTCTTAGCTTAC GCATGGGGATTATGGTGTGAAGGGAAAGCTTTGGAGTTGATCGATCCTTTATTAGCAAGGTCAAACCCAGCAAGTGAAGTGTTCAGATGGATCCACATTGGACTGTTATGTGTTCAAGAAGATGCAGCGGATCGGCCCACCATGTCATCTGTCATTCTTATGCTCGGAAGTGAATCTATGGCACTTCCCCAACCTACACAGCCAGGTTTTTTTGTTGCAAGGGCTGTCGCTGAATCAAATATATCTTCTGCAAGTGCTAAAATCTGTTCTAACAATGAGCTAACTATCTCTACTCTTGAACCCCGGTGA
- the LOC131221559 gene encoding uncharacterized protein LOC131221559 isoform X3 codes for MKMVPIVKPLSMWAPVINGVMDMEPDDSLGEPGDAAADIDNDGAIVDMGDPAIEIASPMQFLYQLMDGMQLLLLHQLLPLGWVLLLNLQPQPTVTHARTFNPPSPLTNKWDS; via the exons ATGAAAATGGTTCCGATTGTCAAACCActgagcatgtgggccccagttaTCAATG GCGTGATGGACATGGAACCTGACGATAGCTTGGGTGAGCCTGGTGATGCAGCGGCCGACATTGATAATGACGGAGCAATTGTTGACATGGGTGATCCAGCCATTGAGATTGCTTCCCCTATG CAGTTCCTGTATCAGCTGATGGATGGGATGCAGCTGCTGCTCCTGCACCAATTGCTGCCCCTGGGCTGGGTGTTGCTCCTCAACCTGCAGCCTCAG CCTACTGTGACTCATGCTAGAACATTCAATCCACCGTCTCCTTTGACAAACAAATGGGATTCATAA
- the LOC131221559 gene encoding uncharacterized protein LOC131221559 isoform X2, producing the protein MKMVPIVKPLSMWAPVINGVMDMEPDDSLGEPGDAAADIDNDGAIVDMGDPAIEIASPMDDCLQRSTKARSAKWLVLCRSWPRKVYKLHGPVPVSADGWDAAAAPAPIAAPGLGVAPQPAASAYCDSC; encoded by the exons ATGAAAATGGTTCCGATTGTCAAACCActgagcatgtgggccccagttaTCAATG GCGTGATGGACATGGAACCTGACGATAGCTTGGGTGAGCCTGGTGATGCAGCGGCCGACATTGATAATGACGGAGCAATTGTTGACATGGGTGATCCAGCCATTGAGATTGCTTCCCCTATG GATGATTGTTTACAAAGGTCAACTAAAGCCAGATCAGCTAAATGGCTAGTATTATGCAGATCTTGGCCACGAAAGGTTTACAAGCTACATGGCCCTG TTCCTGTATCAGCTGATGGATGGGATGCAGCTGCTGCTCCTGCACCAATTGCTGCCCCTGGGCTGGGTGTTGCTCCTCAACCTGCAGCCTCAG CCTACTGTGACTCATGCTAG
- the LOC131221559 gene encoding uncharacterized protein LOC131221559 isoform X1, which yields MKMVPIVKPLSMWAPVINGVMDMEPDDSLGEPGDAAADIDNDGAIVDMGDPAIEIASPMDDCLQRSTKARSAKWLVLCRSWPRKVYKLHGPAVPVSADGWDAAAAPAPIAAPGLGVAPQPAASAYCDSC from the exons ATGAAAATGGTTCCGATTGTCAAACCActgagcatgtgggccccagttaTCAATG GCGTGATGGACATGGAACCTGACGATAGCTTGGGTGAGCCTGGTGATGCAGCGGCCGACATTGATAATGACGGAGCAATTGTTGACATGGGTGATCCAGCCATTGAGATTGCTTCCCCTATG GATGATTGTTTACAAAGGTCAACTAAAGCCAGATCAGCTAAATGGCTAGTATTATGCAGATCTTGGCCACGAAAGGTTTACAAGCTACATGGCCCTG CAGTTCCTGTATCAGCTGATGGATGGGATGCAGCTGCTGCTCCTGCACCAATTGCTGCCCCTGGGCTGGGTGTTGCTCCTCAACCTGCAGCCTCAG CCTACTGTGACTCATGCTAG
- the LOC131221559 gene encoding uncharacterized protein LOC131221559 isoform X4, with translation MDMEPDDSLGEPGDAAADIDNDGAIVDMGDPAIEIASPMDDCLQRSTKARSAKWLVLCRSWPRKVYKLHGPAVPVSADGWDAAAAPAPIAAPGLGVAPQPAASAYCDSC, from the exons ATGGACATGGAACCTGACGATAGCTTGGGTGAGCCTGGTGATGCAGCGGCCGACATTGATAATGACGGAGCAATTGTTGACATGGGTGATCCAGCCATTGAGATTGCTTCCCCTATG GATGATTGTTTACAAAGGTCAACTAAAGCCAGATCAGCTAAATGGCTAGTATTATGCAGATCTTGGCCACGAAAGGTTTACAAGCTACATGGCCCTG CAGTTCCTGTATCAGCTGATGGATGGGATGCAGCTGCTGCTCCTGCACCAATTGCTGCCCCTGGGCTGGGTGTTGCTCCTCAACCTGCAGCCTCAG CCTACTGTGACTCATGCTAG